A window from Triticum aestivum cultivar Chinese Spring chromosome 6D, IWGSC CS RefSeq v2.1, whole genome shotgun sequence encodes these proteins:
- the LOC123144927 gene encoding WD repeat-containing protein 44 isoform X1, with the protein MSVEDEVLGEEGEEDTEELFYESLDRILSSSASSTSASASDDDGGDLPRRSRRYDAAALDLWTSQPAPIQERRHRLLQLMGLAGDPSLARFEMGRSASYDDVGPRPASPVSRSRSDGASTAKPPVGGGRLRPTSSDASDASATLEAVEEDPSCLIRNLDDGSEFVVREESGLREVGTGRQLTVEEFELFIGRSPIVQELMRRQSVTNSNPNSNSQSGASTPMERSSSGSSNGGARSRRRSSWLHTIRSAAGSMVTYSRDRRGDDKDTSSEKGGRHSSSATEDSQDGVARHGPDRVKVRHNGKSYKELTGLFMNQQIHGHKGSIWSIKFSPDGRYLATAGEDCVIHVWEVLHSGMMKEEREVEDNGTCNPFAAMVCDESPEPMLASVATEGSHWEKKLPAKDLHSRRSGGSDQLMVPEHVFALSEKPVITFAGHLKDVLDLCWSKSQYLLSSSMDKTVRLWHMSSTYCLKSFSHSDYVTCIQFNPVDDRYFISGSLDEKVRIWSIPKREIVDWVDLHEMITAACYSPDGQSALIGSHKGNCHVYDTSDNMLCYKKQIDLQLKKKRSSQKKITGFQFIPGSSSKVIVTSADSRIRVVDGFELLHKFKGFQNTSSQISACSAANGRYIISASEDSRVYIWRYSDDSKPSRKKNIVPVTNTHENFRCERVTVAVAWPCAGARMTNRAISRKQDNLDSVAGNGHVLGSEPAKEDEIPAVQDQSNNLCNNGATWPEELMTKTKQSPKSNTTHPGDVDQAPSPPAWGLVIVTAGHDGQIRTYQNFGFPSITSI; encoded by the exons ATGAGCGTGGAAGACGAGGTgctgggggaggagggggaggaggacacGGAGGAGCTCTTCTACGAGTCGCTCGACCGCATcctctcctcctcggcctcctccacctccgcctccgcctcggacgacgacggcggcgacctcCCGCGCCGCAGCCGCCGCTACGATGCCGCCGCGCTCGACCTCTGGACCTCCCAGCCGGCGCCCATccaggagcgccgccaccgcctgctccagctgatggggcTCGCGGGGGACCCTTCCCTCGCGCGATTCGAGATGGGCCGATCCGCCTCCTACGACGATGTGGGACCGCGGCCGGCTTCTCCCGTCTCGCGGTCCAGATCGGACGGGGCCTCCACCGCGAAGCCTCCGGTTGGAGGCGGCCGTTTGCGCCCCACCTCGTCCGACGCATCAGATGCCAGTGCCACGCTGGAGGCGGTCGAGGAGGACCCAAGCTGCTTGATCAGGAACCTCGACGACGGCAGCGAGTTCGTGGTGAGGGAGGAGTCCGGGCTCCGCGAGGTTGGTACCGGCCGCCAACTTACCGTGGAGGAGTTCGAGCTATTCATCGGCCGCTCCCCCATCGTCCAGGAGCTCATGCGCCGCCAAAGCGTCACCAACTCCAACCCAAACTCCAATTCCCAAAGTGGCGCCTCCACCCCCATGGAGAGGTCCAGCTCCGGCTCCAGCAATGGCGGGGCACGTTCTAGGCGGCGCAGCAGCTGGCTCCACACCATCCGCAGTGCGGCTGGCTCCATGGTCACCTATTCACGTGACCGCCGCGGCGACGATAAGGACACGTCCTCAGAGAAGGGTGGCCGCCACTCCAGCTCGGCTACAGAAGACAGCCAGGATGGTGTTGCACGCCATGGTCCAGACCGTGTCAAGGTGCGGCACAACGGCAAGTCATACAAGGAGCTCACTGGCCTGTTCATGAACCAGCAGATACATGGGCACAAAGGGTCCATCTGGAGCATCAAGTTTAGTCCTGATGGGCGATACCTTGCAACTGCTGGAGAGGATTGCGTGATCCATGTTTGGGAGGTGTTGCACTCTGGAATGatgaaggaggagagggaggtggAAGATAATGGGACCTGCAATCCTTTCGCTGCCATGGTATGTGATGAGTCACCGGAGCCAATGTTAGCATCTGTTGCTACAGAGGGCAGCCATTGGGAGAAGAAGCTGCCGGCAAAGGATCTGCACAGTCGGAGATCTGGGGGCTCAGACCAGCTGATGGTGCCAGAGCATGTGTTTGCACTGTCTGAGAAGCCTGTTATAACCTTCGCAGGGCATTTAAAGGATGTGCTTGATCTCTGCTGGTCCAAATCTCAG TACTTGCTTTCATCATCAATGGATAAAACTGTACGGTTGTGGCACATGTCAAGCACTTACTGTTTGAAATCCTTCTCCCACAGTGACTATG TGACTTGCATCCAGTTCAACCCTGTTGATGATAGATACTTCATTAGTGGTTCTCTGGATGAGAAGGTTCGAATCTGGAGTATACCGAAACGTGAAATTGTTGATTGGGTTGATCTACATGAAATGATTACTGCCGCATGTTATTCCCCCGATGGACAG AGTGCACTCATTGGCTCCCACAAGGGCAATTGCCACGTGTATGACACGTCTG ATAATATGCTTTGTTACAAGAAACAAATTGACCTGCAACTCAAGAAAAAGAGATCCAGTCAGAAGAAAATCACAGGATTCCAG TTTATCCCAGGAAGTTCTTCAAAGGTCATTGTCACATCTGCGGACTCAAGAATCCGAGTTGTTGATGGCTTCGAACTACTTCACAAGTTTAAAG GGTTTCAGAACACCAGCAGCCAAATCTCAGCTTGTTCAGCTGCAAACGGGAGGTACATTATTTCTGCGAGTGAGGATTCACGTGTATATATCTGGAGATACAGTGATGATTCCAAACCAAGCAGAAAGAAGAACATTGTTCCTGTCACAAATACCCATGAGAACTTCCGCTGCGAGAGAGTAACAGTTGCTGTTGCTTGGCCTTGTGCCGGCGCCAGAATGACTAATAGAGCTATCTCCAGGAAGCAAGATAACCTGGACAGTGTGGCTGGTAATGGTCATGTACTTGGATCTGAACCTGCTAAAGAGGACGAGATTCCTGCTGTTCAGGACCAGAGCAACAATTTATGTAACAATGGCGCGACTTGGCCCGAAGAGTTGatgacaaaaacaaaacaaagcccCAAGTCTAATACAACCCATCCCGGCGATGTTGATCAAGCTCCGAGTCCGCCGGCCTGGGGCTTAGTGATCGTGACAGCAGGCCATGATGGTCAAATCAGAACATATCAGAACTTCGGTTTTCCAAGTATAACATCGATCTGA
- the LOC123144927 gene encoding WD repeat-containing protein 44 isoform X3 — MSVEDEVLGEEGEEDTEELFYESLDRILSSSASSTSASASDDDGGDLPRRSRRYDAAALDLWTSQPAPIQERRHRLLQLMGLAGDPSLARFEMGRSASYDDVGPRPASPVSRSRSDGASTAKPPVGGGRLRPTSSDASDASATLEAVEEDPSCLIRNLDDGSEFVVREESGLREVGTGRQLTVEEFELFIGRSPIVQELMRRQSVTNSNPNSNSQSGASTPMERSSSGSSNGGARSRRRSSWLHTIRSAAGSMVTYSRDRRGDDKDTSSEKGGRHSSSATEDSQDGVARHGPDRVKVRHNGKSYKELTGLFMNQQIHGHKGSIWSIKFSPDGRYLATAGEDCVIHVWEVLHSGMMKEEREVEDNGTCNPFAAMVCDESPEPMLASVATEGSHWEKKLPAKDLHSRRSGGSDQLMVPEHVFALSEKPVITFAGHLKDVLDLCWSKSQYLLSSSMDKTVRLWHMSSTYCLKSFSHSDYVTCIQFNPVDDRYFISGSLDEKVRIWSIPKREIVDWVDLHEMITAACYSPDGQSALIGSHKGNCHVYDTSDNMLCYKKQIDLQLKKKRSSQKKITGFQEVLQRSLSHLRTQESELLMASNYFTSLKGFRTPAAKSQLVQLQTGGTLFLRVRIHVYISGDTVMIPNQAERRTLFLSQIPMRTSAARE; from the exons ATGAGCGTGGAAGACGAGGTgctgggggaggagggggaggaggacacGGAGGAGCTCTTCTACGAGTCGCTCGACCGCATcctctcctcctcggcctcctccacctccgcctccgcctcggacgacgacggcggcgacctcCCGCGCCGCAGCCGCCGCTACGATGCCGCCGCGCTCGACCTCTGGACCTCCCAGCCGGCGCCCATccaggagcgccgccaccgcctgctccagctgatggggcTCGCGGGGGACCCTTCCCTCGCGCGATTCGAGATGGGCCGATCCGCCTCCTACGACGATGTGGGACCGCGGCCGGCTTCTCCCGTCTCGCGGTCCAGATCGGACGGGGCCTCCACCGCGAAGCCTCCGGTTGGAGGCGGCCGTTTGCGCCCCACCTCGTCCGACGCATCAGATGCCAGTGCCACGCTGGAGGCGGTCGAGGAGGACCCAAGCTGCTTGATCAGGAACCTCGACGACGGCAGCGAGTTCGTGGTGAGGGAGGAGTCCGGGCTCCGCGAGGTTGGTACCGGCCGCCAACTTACCGTGGAGGAGTTCGAGCTATTCATCGGCCGCTCCCCCATCGTCCAGGAGCTCATGCGCCGCCAAAGCGTCACCAACTCCAACCCAAACTCCAATTCCCAAAGTGGCGCCTCCACCCCCATGGAGAGGTCCAGCTCCGGCTCCAGCAATGGCGGGGCACGTTCTAGGCGGCGCAGCAGCTGGCTCCACACCATCCGCAGTGCGGCTGGCTCCATGGTCACCTATTCACGTGACCGCCGCGGCGACGATAAGGACACGTCCTCAGAGAAGGGTGGCCGCCACTCCAGCTCGGCTACAGAAGACAGCCAGGATGGTGTTGCACGCCATGGTCCAGACCGTGTCAAGGTGCGGCACAACGGCAAGTCATACAAGGAGCTCACTGGCCTGTTCATGAACCAGCAGATACATGGGCACAAAGGGTCCATCTGGAGCATCAAGTTTAGTCCTGATGGGCGATACCTTGCAACTGCTGGAGAGGATTGCGTGATCCATGTTTGGGAGGTGTTGCACTCTGGAATGatgaaggaggagagggaggtggAAGATAATGGGACCTGCAATCCTTTCGCTGCCATGGTATGTGATGAGTCACCGGAGCCAATGTTAGCATCTGTTGCTACAGAGGGCAGCCATTGGGAGAAGAAGCTGCCGGCAAAGGATCTGCACAGTCGGAGATCTGGGGGCTCAGACCAGCTGATGGTGCCAGAGCATGTGTTTGCACTGTCTGAGAAGCCTGTTATAACCTTCGCAGGGCATTTAAAGGATGTGCTTGATCTCTGCTGGTCCAAATCTCAG TACTTGCTTTCATCATCAATGGATAAAACTGTACGGTTGTGGCACATGTCAAGCACTTACTGTTTGAAATCCTTCTCCCACAGTGACTATG TGACTTGCATCCAGTTCAACCCTGTTGATGATAGATACTTCATTAGTGGTTCTCTGGATGAGAAGGTTCGAATCTGGAGTATACCGAAACGTGAAATTGTTGATTGGGTTGATCTACATGAAATGATTACTGCCGCATGTTATTCCCCCGATGGACAG AGTGCACTCATTGGCTCCCACAAGGGCAATTGCCACGTGTATGACACGTCTG ATAATATGCTTTGTTACAAGAAACAAATTGACCTGCAACTCAAGAAAAAGAGATCCAGTCAGAAGAAAATCACAGGATTCCAG GAAGTTCTTCAAAGGTCATTGTCACATCTGCGGACTCAAGAATCCGAGTTGTTGATGGCTTCGAACTACTTCACAAGTTTAAAG GGTTTCAGAACACCAGCAGCCAAATCTCAGCTTGTTCAGCTGCAAACGGGAGGTACATTATTTCTGCGAGTGAGGATTCACGTGTATATATCTGGAGATACAGTGATGATTCCAAACCAAGCAGAAAGAAGAACATTGTTCCTGTCACAAATACCCATGAGAACTTCCGCTGCGAGAGAGTAA
- the LOC123144927 gene encoding WD repeat-containing protein 44 isoform X2, whose translation MSVEDEVLGEEGEEDTEELFYESLDRILSSSASSTSASASDDDGGDLPRRSRRYDAAALDLWTSQPAPIQERRHRLLQLMGLAGDPSLARFEMGRSASYDDVGPRPASPVSRSRSDGASTAKPPVGGGRLRPTSSDASDASATLEAVEEDPSCLIRNLDDGSEFVVREESGLREVGTGRQLTVEEFELFIGRSPIVQELMRRQSVTNSNPNSNSQSGASTPMERSSSGSSNGGARSRRRSSWLHTIRSAAGSMVTYSRDRRGDDKDTSSEKGGRHSSSATEDSQDGVARHGPDRVKVRHNGKSYKELTGLFMNQQIHGHKGSIWSIKFSPDGRYLATAGEDCVIHVWEVLHSGMMKEEREVEDNGTCNPFAAMVCDESPEPMLASVATEGSHWEKKLPAKDLHSRRSGGSDQLMVPEHVFALSEKPVITFAGHLKDVLDLCWSKSQYLLSSSMDKTVRLWHMSSTYCLKSFSHSDYVTCIQFNPVDDRYFISGSLDEKVRIWSIPKREIVDWVDLHEMITAACYSPDGQSALIGSHKGNCHVYDTSDNMLCYKKQIDLQLKKKRSSQKKITGFQFLNSLSQEVLQRSLSHLRTQESELLMASNYFTSLKGFRTPAAKSQLVQLQTGGTLFLRVRIHVYISGDTVMIPNQAERRTLFLSQIPMRTSAARE comes from the exons ATGAGCGTGGAAGACGAGGTgctgggggaggagggggaggaggacacGGAGGAGCTCTTCTACGAGTCGCTCGACCGCATcctctcctcctcggcctcctccacctccgcctccgcctcggacgacgacggcggcgacctcCCGCGCCGCAGCCGCCGCTACGATGCCGCCGCGCTCGACCTCTGGACCTCCCAGCCGGCGCCCATccaggagcgccgccaccgcctgctccagctgatggggcTCGCGGGGGACCCTTCCCTCGCGCGATTCGAGATGGGCCGATCCGCCTCCTACGACGATGTGGGACCGCGGCCGGCTTCTCCCGTCTCGCGGTCCAGATCGGACGGGGCCTCCACCGCGAAGCCTCCGGTTGGAGGCGGCCGTTTGCGCCCCACCTCGTCCGACGCATCAGATGCCAGTGCCACGCTGGAGGCGGTCGAGGAGGACCCAAGCTGCTTGATCAGGAACCTCGACGACGGCAGCGAGTTCGTGGTGAGGGAGGAGTCCGGGCTCCGCGAGGTTGGTACCGGCCGCCAACTTACCGTGGAGGAGTTCGAGCTATTCATCGGCCGCTCCCCCATCGTCCAGGAGCTCATGCGCCGCCAAAGCGTCACCAACTCCAACCCAAACTCCAATTCCCAAAGTGGCGCCTCCACCCCCATGGAGAGGTCCAGCTCCGGCTCCAGCAATGGCGGGGCACGTTCTAGGCGGCGCAGCAGCTGGCTCCACACCATCCGCAGTGCGGCTGGCTCCATGGTCACCTATTCACGTGACCGCCGCGGCGACGATAAGGACACGTCCTCAGAGAAGGGTGGCCGCCACTCCAGCTCGGCTACAGAAGACAGCCAGGATGGTGTTGCACGCCATGGTCCAGACCGTGTCAAGGTGCGGCACAACGGCAAGTCATACAAGGAGCTCACTGGCCTGTTCATGAACCAGCAGATACATGGGCACAAAGGGTCCATCTGGAGCATCAAGTTTAGTCCTGATGGGCGATACCTTGCAACTGCTGGAGAGGATTGCGTGATCCATGTTTGGGAGGTGTTGCACTCTGGAATGatgaaggaggagagggaggtggAAGATAATGGGACCTGCAATCCTTTCGCTGCCATGGTATGTGATGAGTCACCGGAGCCAATGTTAGCATCTGTTGCTACAGAGGGCAGCCATTGGGAGAAGAAGCTGCCGGCAAAGGATCTGCACAGTCGGAGATCTGGGGGCTCAGACCAGCTGATGGTGCCAGAGCATGTGTTTGCACTGTCTGAGAAGCCTGTTATAACCTTCGCAGGGCATTTAAAGGATGTGCTTGATCTCTGCTGGTCCAAATCTCAG TACTTGCTTTCATCATCAATGGATAAAACTGTACGGTTGTGGCACATGTCAAGCACTTACTGTTTGAAATCCTTCTCCCACAGTGACTATG TGACTTGCATCCAGTTCAACCCTGTTGATGATAGATACTTCATTAGTGGTTCTCTGGATGAGAAGGTTCGAATCTGGAGTATACCGAAACGTGAAATTGTTGATTGGGTTGATCTACATGAAATGATTACTGCCGCATGTTATTCCCCCGATGGACAG AGTGCACTCATTGGCTCCCACAAGGGCAATTGCCACGTGTATGACACGTCTG ATAATATGCTTTGTTACAAGAAACAAATTGACCTGCAACTCAAGAAAAAGAGATCCAGTCAGAAGAAAATCACAGGATTCCAG TTCCTCAATAGTTTATCCCAGGAAGTTCTTCAAAGGTCATTGTCACATCTGCGGACTCAAGAATCCGAGTTGTTGATGGCTTCGAACTACTTCACAAGTTTAAAG GGTTTCAGAACACCAGCAGCCAAATCTCAGCTTGTTCAGCTGCAAACGGGAGGTACATTATTTCTGCGAGTGAGGATTCACGTGTATATATCTGGAGATACAGTGATGATTCCAAACCAAGCAGAAAGAAGAACATTGTTCCTGTCACAAATACCCATGAGAACTTCCGCTGCGAGAGAGTAA